In Fundidesulfovibrio magnetotacticus, the genomic window GAGGCGGTTTTTGACAGCCTGCGCGAGGCGGGCTACACCATGACGCTTGAACATCGACACATCGAAAAGGGCTGATCCGACCAAGATGAACGACCAGACCGAAGCGCGCAAATCCGTGGGCGTGATCATCGTCACCCACACCGACTACGGCGACAAACTCCTCAAGGCCGCGGAAATGATCCTGGGTCCCCAGCAGGACGTGCGCTGCGTAAGCGTGAACGTGGGCGTGGACACGGCCGAGACCGTGAAACAGCTCGACGCCGACATCCGCGCCCTGGATTCGGGCGGCGGCGTGATCATCGTCACGGACATGTTCGGCGGCACGCCCACCAACCTCTCGTTGTCCCTCATGGGGCAGCGCCTGGTGGAGGTGGTCACGGGGGTGAACCTGCCCATGCTCATCAAGATTCTTTCCACGCGCACCAAAGCCCTTTCGCAGCTGGCCGCCGACGCCAAGACCGCCGGGGTGCAGGGCATCGTGGTGGCGGGCGAGATCCTGCGCAAGAAGGTGGCGGGGGAGTAGGGCGTGTTCTGGGTGCGCATCGACAACCGCCTGGTGCACGGTCAGGTGATCGAATCCTGGCTGCCCTTCACCGACGCCCGCTACATGGTGGTGGCCAACGACGAACTGGCCCAGGACGAACTGCGCCAGCAGATCATGTCCATCGCCATCCCGCTGGGCATCGACTTCTCCTTCGTGAAGGTGGCCGAGGTCCAAACATATCTGGACTCGCGCAGGCTCATGGAAAGGGACGTGCTGGTGCTCTTCGCCTCCTGCCCGGACGCCCGGCGCGCCTTCGAGGCCGGGCTGGACTTCCGGAAGCTCAACCTGGGCAACCTGCACTACGGCCCGGGAAAGCGCCAGGTCTGCCAGCACATCGCCCTGAGCAAGGAAGACGAAACCTGCCTGGACTTTCTGCGCGGCAAGGGCGTGAACCTGGACTACCGCTGCATCCCCAGCGATCCCGTGGACCTGCCGGGCTGACGCGCCGCGCTTTCCTTTTCCCGCCGATTGGTGCATAGATGGCGAAAGCGCTTCGCCCCGGACAACCCATGGAACTGCCCGCATCCTCCATCACCTTCATCCTGGCCAACGCTTTTTTTTTGCCCTCTTTTCGAGCTTCCGCTTCCTGATCAATCTGCCGCTCCTGGACAGGCCGCTCACCCTGGGCTTCGTCTGGGGCCTTTTCACGGGCGACTGGGCCGCCTGCCTGGGCGTGAGCCTGTTCTTCGAGCTGCTCTGGCTGGACGTCATCCCCGCCGGGACCATCATTCCCCCCAACGCCCTGGCCCCCACTCTGGCCTGCCTCGCGGCGCTCCATCTCTACGGCATCTCGTCTCCGGCCGTTGCGGCAGTGCTCATCGTGGCCTGCCTTCCGCTGGGAAGGCTCTTTTCGCGGCTTGAGAACTACCACCGCGTCTTCTGCAACGAAGGCTTCAACAGCTTCGTGCTCTGGGTGAAGAATCCGGGCCGCCCGGGCGGTCCCGCCGCCATGACCCGGCGCTCCATTCTGGTGATGTTCCCCATCAACATGGCGGCCTTCACCCTGGCCCTGGCGTGGCTTCTGGCCCTGGCGCACCTGGGGCTGCCGCTGCTGGCCCCGGAGCTGTCGGAACTCAAGCTCACGTGGCCGCACCTGTGGGCCGTGGGGAGCATCGGCGCGGTGCTCTCGCTGCGCCACCGCCCGGCCTACGCGGTGGTGCTGGCAGGCGCGTTCCTCGCGGTGTTCAGCCGGATCATCCCATAAGGCTCGCACGGCGCGGGACGAAGGTCTTGGCAAAGGCGGACCTTTGTGATATTTTCCCCAAAGTAACTTCGCACATCACCTCAGGAGGGATCCGATCATGGCAGCGTACGTCGTTGGACACAAAAACCCGGACACCGACTCCGTCGCCTCGGCCATCGCCGTGGCCGACCTGATGAGCAAGCGCGGCATCGAAGCCGTCGCCGCCGCCCAGGGCAAGACCAACCCCGAGACCGATTTCGTTCTTTCGAAGTTCGGCGTGAAGGCTCCCGAGATCGTCACCGACGGCGCGGGCAAGCAGATCATCCTGGTCGACCACTCCGACCTGGCCCAGAGCCTGGAAAACCTCGCCAAGGGCGAGATCCTGGGCGTCGTTGACCACCACAAGCTGGGCGACGTGACCACCCCCAACCCGCTGGAAATGTGGGTCTGGCCCGTGGGCTGCACCTGCACCGTGATCGCCAGCATGTACGACTTCTACGGCATCGAGATCCCCAAGGCCATGGCCGGCATCATGCTGTGCGCCATCCTTTCGGACACCGTGATGTACAAGTCCCCCACCTGCACCCCCGCCGACAAGGCCGCCTGTGAAAAGCTGGCCAAGATCGCCGGCGTCTCCGACATGATGGCCCTGGGCATGGAGATGTTCAAGGTGAAGTCCGCCGTGGACGGCACCCCCATCCGCGAGCTGGTCTTCCGCGACTACAAGGACTTCAACATGTCCGGCACCGCCGTGGGCATCGGCCAGCTCGAAGTGGTGGACCTGTCCATCCTCGACAAGTACAAGGCCGACCTCCAGGCCGACATCGCCAAGGTGAAGAGCGAGAAGGGCCTGCACTCGGTGTTCCTGCTGCTCACCGACATCATGAAGGAAGGCTCCGAGATGCTCATCGTCACCGACGACGCCGCCGTTGTCGAGAAGGCCTTCGGCGTGAAGCCCGCCGGCGCCTCGGTGTGGCTGCCCGGCGTGATGAGCCGCAAGAAGGACGTGGTTCCCAAGTTCGAGAAGGTCTTCGCCGGCTGATTGCCGCCGCAAAGCACGCTTAAGGATTGATCAGGCCCGGGGCGGGAAACCGCTCCGGGCTTTTTTGCGTCCGGGACCAGGCCGATTCCCTAAACACGCGCGGGAGGTCGATGGACACCCCTGGCAGGGCCGTCACCCGGACCACGGAGCTGGTGGCCTCGTCGCTCTCGCCCGGCTCGGGCAGGCGCACGTCGAAGGGGGCCACAAAGACTTCGCAAGGCCTGCCCTCAAGGGGGTAGGCCAGGATGCTGGCCAGACGCACCACAACCTGCTGGTGGCTCCGCGACCGCGCGGGCGTCCAGGCGTGGGCCTCGCCGGGGAGGAAATCCCAACGCTCGTCGTCTTTCCAGGCCAGATAGTCGCCGTAGGTGTGCCGCGCGTCGGCCCGTTGCGCCAAGCCCAGGCTCTGCCTCCGTGGAGGTTCCGCCGTTTCTCTCGAAACGTAACGCCGCCTGGGAACAAGGCGAGCCCGGCCGGGGTCGGCCGGGCTCGCGTCCGTTCGCGCCCTTCGTCAGCCTGCCGTACGTGCGGCGAGGTCGCGGATCAACTCCAGGGCCTCGGGGCCGGGCGCGCGCTCCACGCGCCGGTAGACCCGGCCGTCGGGCGTGCGCGCCAGCAGGCCGTGGTCGAAGAGCTCCCGGCGCAGCAGGGCGTGGTCCCCGAAGAGATGGGCCTGGCGGATCACCTCGTTGACTCCGGGCTCGTCCATGTCGCGCCCGGCGGGCACCCTGGCCCAGAGCGCCCAGAGGCAGGGTTCGCGGTGGCTGTGCTTGCCCGGCCAGCGGATCAGGCGGCCCTGGGCGTCGAAATAGCCCGTCAGGCGTCTGAATCGCCGGGCCTGGGCCGCCGCGTCACGGGCGTTGCGCGCGCCGGGGGGCACCGTTTCGCCCGCCTCGTTCGTGGCG contains:
- a CDS encoding manganese-dependent inorganic pyrophosphatase; this translates as MAAYVVGHKNPDTDSVASAIAVADLMSKRGIEAVAAAQGKTNPETDFVLSKFGVKAPEIVTDGAGKQIILVDHSDLAQSLENLAKGEILGVVDHHKLGDVTTPNPLEMWVWPVGCTCTVIASMYDFYGIEIPKAMAGIMLCAILSDTVMYKSPTCTPADKAACEKLAKIAGVSDMMALGMEMFKVKSAVDGTPIRELVFRDYKDFNMSGTAVGIGQLEVVDLSILDKYKADLQADIAKVKSEKGLHSVFLLLTDIMKEGSEMLIVTDDAAVVEKAFGVKPAGASVWLPGVMSRKKDVVPKFEKVFAG
- a CDS encoding Uma2 family endonuclease, coding for MAQRADARHTYGDYLAWKDDERWDFLPGEAHAWTPARSRSHQQVVVRLASILAYPLEGRPCEVFVAPFDVRLPEPGESDEATSSVVRVTALPGVSIDLPRVFRESAWSRTQKSPERFPAPGLINP
- a CDS encoding PTS sugar transporter subunit IIB — its product is MFWVRIDNRLVHGQVIESWLPFTDARYMVVANDELAQDELRQQIMSIAIPLGIDFSFVKVAEVQTYLDSRRLMERDVLVLFASCPDARRAFEAGLDFRKLNLGNLHYGPGKRQVCQHIALSKEDETCLDFLRGKGVNLDYRCIPSDPVDLPG
- a CDS encoding PTS sugar transporter subunit IIA; the protein is MNDQTEARKSVGVIIVTHTDYGDKLLKAAEMILGPQQDVRCVSVNVGVDTAETVKQLDADIRALDSGGGVIIVTDMFGGTPTNLSLSLMGQRLVEVVTGVNLPMLIKILSTRTKALSQLAADAKTAGVQGIVVAGEILRKKVAGE
- a CDS encoding PTS sugar transporter subunit IIC, producing MLHHLHPGQRFFFALFSSFRFLINLPLLDRPLTLGFVWGLFTGDWAACLGVSLFFELLWLDVIPAGTIIPPNALAPTLACLAALHLYGISSPAVAAVLIVACLPLGRLFSRLENYHRVFCNEGFNSFVLWVKNPGRPGGPAAMTRRSILVMFPINMAAFTLALAWLLALAHLGLPLLAPELSELKLTWPHLWAVGSIGAVLSLRHRPAYAVVLAGAFLAVFSRIIP